The stretch of DNA cactcggcaaagcctttggcGAGTGTAAtcgggctttgccgagtgtcagacactcggcaaagcccctgaATCCGGTAGTGCTGGTGAAAGAGCATGCCGCCCTGGTGCTGCGAAATCTGCGATAcaaaggaaggagagagaagagaaagaggAGGAGATAAGCTTTGACTACAAGCCCCATATGTCATAATGGAAATGGTGGATGAGAGACTGACACGTAGCTCCCACTTGTCATAATAGGAGTAGGGGGCTGAGCAGTAGGGGCTGTTGTTGGAGTTGATGAAAAAAAAACATACCCTAGAAAGTTGGGGCAGGCTCTACTCAATACTTAATAAAGTAGGTGCCGGAAGTACGAGCTGTTGCTACTAGAGATGCTCTAAGAGTTGAGAATAAAGGTATGAAATGATGATATAACAACTAAGACCACCCGATCCAATCTCGTATGCTCATTTTGTCtcttttttgttttttcttgCATAAAGTTTTGTTCAACCTCAATTTTTGTATGAACATAAATCCTTGCATCGTCTATCCATCCGCATTTTTTGGTTAAATTTATCATTTACTTTTTGGTGAGTTATTTTTGTATGATCTTTACTTATCCTTTTCCTCCTTTATACCCAGCATAAGTGTATCCTGAATTTGATATTTGTTGGTCAGATTTTGGAGGGTTTTCATTTACTCACTTTGTAAAATCTAGCTTTAGGAAATAGAAGTTTGATACTTAGTGCAAAGTATCTATTGGCTACTAAGTATTGGGAGAGGAGATAAATGGTTCTCGGTAAGCATTGTAGAATTTTGGAGGACTTCAAGAGGATATGCCGCATCATTGACTCTTTTGGTTGTTTGATTTGCATTATCAAATGTTATCGTAGTGTTAGCACAGGCATTATACTAGTATACGAAGGGTGAGAAGCACGAGAAGTGTTCTCTCGGAGATGGACATATGCCTCGTAGGGCCATATAGGCCGAATGCCATTTTATTTTACTGAACGGTAAGATTATCTTCAATAATAACATCTAAAATGCAAGATTCATTTCACGGTTTGCATAGCGCTGCAGGCAAAGGATTCAATATCTATTTTTGGTCTTCTCCAACAATAGATAAAAAATCCTTTCTGCAAATGGATCTTCAGGGGAGAGGATACTCAGATTTAGGTTGTGACTCTTCTAGCACGCAAAATGGGTCTCCTATATAGTTACTCTGTTGGAGACTAAAACAGTACCGTAAGGATCTATTTTGGATCTAGATGCCTTTATGGATCACCTGCTGGAGACAGTCTAAAATGCTGTGGTTTGCAGCGTCCGTGTACGAGGGGAGCTTGCAAACTAACCCTTTATGGTCTCAAAGGCGAAGCAAAAGTGGAGGGACTCAAACAAGGACAAACAGGAATGTGAAATGGCAATAGTACAATGCCAACATAATCAATGGACGGCTATTTTAGATAAAAGCAAGATCATTTTGTTCGAATGTAGGTTAGAATGGCGCCAGGATTGCTACTAAGAAATGTGATCAACGATGCACATTTCTAATTTCATTGACTTTGTGGTGCTATGGCTATCCAAACCCTTCACATCTCGTTTACTAGATTTGCCCCTTGTCTAATGCCAAACGCAGCAAAATCTGAATCTTCCCGCGGAAAGGCTCACAAAAGTACCCCCTGGACGGCCAATTCCTCAAACACCTTTGCTTGTCTATGCCATGGCGGCGCCGTCTCCCGCGGTGCGACAGCTGGAGGACGCGGTCATCGCGAGGCTCCGTGCCTGCGCCACGTTCCGGGACCTCCTCCgcgcgcacggccacgccgtgCGGCTGTGCCTCTCCCGGAGCAGCTATGTCGCCACCCAGATCGTCCACCTCTGCAACGcccacggccgcgccgcgcacGCCGCGCGGGTTTTCGCCCAGGTCCCCGACCCGAACCTCCACCTCCACAACGCCATGATCAAGGCCTACGTGCAGAACCACCTCCACCGCGACGCGGTCGAGATGTACGTCCGCTTGCTCAGGTGCACCCCGCTTCCTTTGGGCGGCGGATTCTCTGCCGGCGACCGGTTCACGTACCCGTTCCTGCTCAAAGCCTGCGGTGGCCTGGCGGCGGTCGAGCTGGGAAATCAGGTGCACGCGCACGTGGTGAGGTCCGGGTGCGAGGCACACGACATCGTGCAGAACTCCCTGATCGAGATGTACACGAGCTGCGGCGACCTGTCGCTCGCGCGCaaggtgttcgatgaaatgcgGAACAAGGACGTGGTGTCCTGGAACACGCTCATCTCAGCGCACGCGAGGCTGAGGCAGATGAGGAGGGCACGGGCGTTGTTCGATTCAATGCCTGATAAGACGGTGGTTTCCTGGACCGCGTTGGTGTCCGGGTACACGGCAGTCGGCGACTTCGCCGGTGCAGTCGAGGTGTTCAGGCTGATGCAGATGGAAGGCTTCGAGCCAGACGACGTGAGCATCGTCGCGGTGCTGCCGGCCTGTGCCCAACTCGGCGCCCTGGAGCTAGGCAGGTGGATATATGCCTACTGCAACAAGCACGGCATGCTGCGCAAGACATACATCTGCAACGCGCTGATGGAGATGTACGCGAAGTGCGGGTGCATCGACCAAGCGCTGCAGCTGTTCCACGGCATGCCCGAGAAGGACGTCATCTCGTGGAGCACGGCGATCGGCGGCCTCGCGGCTCACGGGAGGGCGCGCGAGGCGGTCAGGTTGTTCGAGGCCATGGATGGAGAAGGAAGGGTGCGGCCAAACGGCGTCACTTTCGTGGGGCTTTTGTCGGCCTGCTCCCACGCCGGGCTCCTGGACGAAGGCCTGCGCTACTTCCAGCGCATGAAGGACGCCTACGGCGTCGAACCCGGCGTCGAGCACTACGGCTGCCTAGTCGATCTCCTCGGCCGGTCAGGGCGAATCCAGCGCGCGCTGGACACCGTACGGGGCATGCCGGTCCCCGCCGACGCCAAGATCTGGGGGTCGCTGCTCAGCGCGTGCCGCAGCCACGGGGACGTGGACACTGCcgtggtggcggccgagcggctggTCGCGCTGGAGCCGGGCGACGTTGGTAACCTCGTGATGCTGGCCAACGTGTACGCCACGGCGGAGCGGTGGGGCGACGTGGCGAGCACAAGGAAGGAGATAAGGAGACGGAGCACGAGGAAGACGCCGGGGTGCAGCATGATCGAGGTGGACAACGTGGTGAGGGAGTTCATCGCCGGGGAGGACCTGGGGCCTGAGCTGGGAGGCCTTGCTGCTGTGCTGGATATCCTGGCCTCGCAGCTTGCTGCCGATGATGAAGAATTCGCTAATTCAGATTGCTGGGTTAATGCGAATGTGTTTACCGGCGACTGATCATTGCCAAAATGAGAGGTAACCAGGCTCATTTCAGCGAGCAGTGATTTTGGCTTGTCAGCTTTTGTAACCCTTTTTTTTGGAGATTTGATTCCTGAGAATTCTGACATGCGCATTTGAGGTGTCCAGGTTTCAGAAATACTCCTCTATTCACGAGAAAACAATTCGGAGATTGTGAATGAGTTAATTATAGGGGAATGGGATGTGCAACTACTACATGAAACTTTTTGGCCGGAGGATGTTACTGAAATCCTCAGGATACCAATTGATGATCAGGAGGAGGACTGGCCGGCATGCCACTTCGATGCAAAGGGACTCTTTTATGTAAAATCAGCATCCAAGGTGGCACTGGCAAACAGAGATGCAAGTGCTAGCTGCGATGCCTCTGGATCTGATGTCTCTGGCTCCAGGTGACGTGAGTTTGAATCGCACAAATTTGGCAACTAGAAGTCCCCAACAAAGTTAAGATGTTTAAATGGAGATTACAATAGTCTCCCGGCGAGAAAGAATGTGCCAAGGCGTTGGGGTTTTCTGGACGCTATATGTCCAGTGTGCAAGTGCAGCAAACAATATTGGCGCATATTGGACTTGGAACATATCAGAATTGAGCTGGTAAAATGCTGACCAGGGAAAGAATTTCTGAACATGGTATGCTACTATATAAGAAAGAGCAACTGAAAGTGATCATCCTTCTACGGAAATGGTGGTCGGCTAGGAGCAAAGCTAATGAAGGTGGTGTTAGCTAACTTAAGCCTTGACACGTAGATTAGCTGCATGCATTAGTGGTCACGTTTCTGTTTCCTGCATGCACGCGTGAGCTCCGGATTGTGGACGCTGTGCACGCCGTGGCGAGGATAGCTCGCGCACGCCAGGGCTTGCGGGAAAGGAGCGTCGTGCGAGCGTGGGGATGAACGCGAAGTACCGCACGACGCGAGCCAATTTTGGGCGCTCTGTTAGTTCTTCTTTTCCCAGCATGGTTCCCTTCTATAAATGAGAGAAGAAAAACCCGAAAACGCTGCAGCTTCATCTCAGCACAAAATCCACTTGTGTTCGAGCCCAGTTCGCGTTGTGTTGAGTTTGTTCGTGTGGCGTTTGGCCGTTCTCCGGCATTCCGGAAGGTCCAACAAGTGGTACCAGAGCCAGGACAGAGACGTCCGGTGCGCAGACGTGGGCCAACATGCCTCGGCCACGGTCATCTTCTCCACCTTCACGCTCTGGCGGCCGCTTCATGGCGAGTGGTAGCAGCGAGGGCGATCGCGGGCTGGTTGTGTACCGCGTAGTCAAGGAAGCAGGAGGAGGCGGATCGGTGAACTACCCCACGCTAACCAAGACGAACTACAACGACTGGGCATTGCTGATGAAGATCAAACTGCAAGCGCGGAATCTCTGGTGCGCCGTCGAGTCCACCAGCGACGTCGACATGCAGCTGGATCGAATGGCACTCGATGCCATATGCAGCGCCATCCTGCCGGAGATGATCTCCACGATCGCGGTCAAGGCGTTTGCGAAGGAGGCGTGGGAGAGCATCAAGGTCATGTGGATCGGTGACGACCCCATCAGGAAGACGAGCGCGCAATGACTGCGGCACCAGTACGAGCAACTGGCGTTCCGGGACGGCGAGGGCATCGAGGATTTCGCTCTGCGTCTCACGGGCATCGTCAACCAGCTGGCCACCCTCGGCGATCCAGAGCCTGATATCAAGGTCATCGAGAAGTACTTAGCGCATCGCGCGTGGCAAGTATAAGCAACTAGTGATTTCCATGGAGACTTTGCTCGACACCTCCACACTCTCTGTTCAAGAGATCACCGGTCGTCTGGCAGCGTCGGAGGACGACGGTGAGCCAACGTCAGCTTCCGATGGCGGGAAACTGTACCTCACGGAGGAACAGTGGCTGGAGCACTACAAGCAGAAGGAGCCGGAGGGCTCGCACGCCGGCGGTGGATCCGGTACTCGCGGCAAGGGACGCGGTCCGAAGAACAAGGCGCGAGACGGATCGGGCAGGACGACAGCTCGCAAAGGCGACAAGTGCCGCTATTGCGGCAAACTTGGCCACTGGGCCAAGGAATGCAGGAGCAAGAAGCGGGACAAGCAGGCTCAGGCTCAGGCCCATGTGGCCTAGGACGATGAGCCCAGTCTCATGTTGATTCAAACCAGCGCTGCAACGGTCACTTCGCCGCCACCACAGTCCAGCTCCGGGTAGTGCCGACAGCACCGGTCGTCGTTCCCGATCCCAATCCTGAGGTAACGGCTCCAACTGAGACACCACATCCATTGGCGATCGTGAAGCAGGTGGACCTGGTGGAGGCCAAGGTGTTCGCGACCCTCGACGGCCCGGAGGCTAGGGACACACGGCGGTGGATCTTCGACACCGGGGCCACCAATCACATGATGGGGTCCCGGGCGGCGTTCTCCGACCTCGACACCGGCATCACCGGGTGCGTGCGCTTCGG from Panicum hallii strain FIL2 chromosome 3, PHallii_v3.1, whole genome shotgun sequence encodes:
- the LOC112887248 gene encoding pentatricopeptide repeat-containing protein At2g20540, giving the protein MAAPSPAVRQLEDAVIARLRACATFRDLLRAHGHAVRLCLSRSSYVATQIVHLCNAHGRAAHAARVFAQVPDPNLHLHNAMIKAYVQNHLHRDAVEMYVRLLRCTPLPLGGGFSAGDRFTYPFLLKACGGLAAVELGNQVHAHVVRSGCEAHDIVQNSLIEMYTSCGDLSLARKVFDEMRNKDVVSWNTLISAHARLRQMRRARALFDSMPDKTVVSWTALVSGYTAVGDFAGAVEVFRLMQMEGFEPDDVSIVAVLPACAQLGALELGRWIYAYCNKHGMLRKTYICNALMEMYAKCGCIDQALQLFHGMPEKDVISWSTAIGGLAAHGRAREAVRLFEAMDGEGRVRPNGVTFVGLLSACSHAGLLDEGLRYFQRMKDAYGVEPGVEHYGCLVDLLGRSGRIQRALDTVRGMPVPADAKIWGSLLSACRSHGDVDTAVVAAERLVALEPGDVGNLVMLANVYATAERWGDVASTRKEIRRRSTRKTPGCSMIEVDNVVREFIAGEDLGPELGGLAAVLDILASQLAADDEEFANSDCWVNANVFTGD